The Schistocerca gregaria isolate iqSchGreg1 chromosome 4, iqSchGreg1.2, whole genome shotgun sequence genome contains a region encoding:
- the LOC126267609 gene encoding mucin-19-like, with protein sequence MRLFHDHSLQPAASSGPSQQRSRPVTSNGPSQQPAALPVSSGPCQQQSQRGPAASSGPAGSQQRFHPAARNQQQSQTPASSGPRKQPAAVPGSSQQRSPSAAVLASSQQWSQPTVVPPSSQQRSQPAASSAPRQQSSPPAAVPDSSQQQSQPAAIPTSSGPGQQPAALPASSQQPAAVPAGSQQRFHPAASNQQQPQAAVSSGSSQQPAAVPTSSGPGQQPAVVPASSQERFHPAASSQQWSQPAANSQQQSQPAAVPVSSGPGQQPAVVPASNQQTATVPASSGPRQQRSWPAASSGPSQQWFHPVASSGPSQQPAALPGSSRPHQQRCRTAASSGPSRQPAAVPSSSQQPAAAPASSQQRFHPAASSCPSQQRSLTKVVLASSQQYSQPAASSVPSQQPAAFSSGSQQPAAVLASSGPRQQQFLTAASSDPSQQLAAIPASSTSIQHPAAVPVSSGPCQKWSRSVASSGPGQQPATSNGSIQQPAGIPASSQQRSQPAARSVSIRQPAASSGPSQQPTASNGPSQQRSPPAAVLASSQQRSQPTVVPSSSQQRSQPAASSAPRQQSSPPAAVPDSSQQRSQPAAIPTSSGPGQQPAALPASSQQPAAVPAGSQQLFHPAASNKQQPQPAQRSWPAASSGPSQQPTASNGPSQQRSPPAAVLASSQQRSQPLASSQQQSQPAASSGSIQQPATSSNPSQQSAAVPASSQQRSPPAAVLASSQQWSQPAANSQQRSQSAAAPPAAFLASSQQRSQPTVVPSSSQQRSQPAASSAPRQQSSPPAAVPDSSQQRSQPAAIPTSSGPGQQPAALPASSQQPAAVPAGSQQRFHPTASNQQQPQAAVSSGSSQQPAAVPTSSGPGQQPAAIPASSQQPVAVPAGSQQWFHPAASNQQQPQPAVSSGPRQQPAAVPGSSQQQSPSAAVLASSQQWSQPAASSGPSQQRSQPAASSHQRSPPAAVLAGQQPAALPASSQQPAALPASSQKPAEFPSSSQQPAGSSASSGPGQQPAAVLASSGPRQQQFLTAASSDPSLQPAAIPASSASIQQPAAVPVSSGPCQKWSRPVASSGTGQQPATSNGSIQQPAGIPASSQQRSQPAARSVSIRQPAASSGPSQQPAASNGPSQQRSPPAAVLASSQQRSQPTVVPSNSQQRSQPAASSAPRPQSSPPAAVPDSSQQPATVPASSDPHRQRSWPAASSAPSHQQPAAAPARSQQRFQPAASSGPHQQRSQPAASSAPRQQSSPPAAVPDSSQQWSQPAAIPTSSGPGQQPAALPASSQQPAADPAGSQQRFHPTASNQQQPQAAVSSGSSQQPAAVPTSSGPGQQPGAIPASSQQPVAVPAGSQQWFHPAASNQKQPQPAVSSGPRQQPAAVPGSSQQQSPSAAVLASSQQWSQLAASSGPSQQRSQPAASSHQRSPPAAVLAGQQPAALPASSQQPAALPASSQKPAEFPSSSQQPAGSSGPSHSQQRSRPAASSVFIWQPAASSGHGQQPAAVLASSGPRQQQFLTAASSDPSQQPAAIPARSASIQQPAAVPVSSGPCQKWSRPVASSGPGQQPATSNGSIQQPAGIPATSQQRSQPAARSISIRQPAASSGPSQQPTASNGPSQQRSPPAAVLASSQQRSQPTVVPSSSQQRSQPAASSAPRQQSSPPAAVPDSSQHQQRFHPAGSNQQQPQPGVSSGSIQQPAAVPTTSGPGQQPAVVPASSQQPATVPASSGPRQQRSWPAANSGPSQQWFHPVASSGPGQQPAVVPDSSQQPATVPVSSGPRQQRSWPAASSAPRQQSSPPAAVPDSSQQRSQPAAIPTSSGPGQQPAALPASSQQPAAVPAVSQQRFLPAASNQQQPQPAVSSGSSQQPAAVPTSSGPGQQPAVVPASSQQPATVPASSGPRQQRSWPAANSGPSQQWFHPVASSGPSQQPAALPGSSRPHQQRSRTAASSDPSQQRSPPAAVLASSQQRSQPVASSQQRSQLAASSHSIQQPATSSSPSQQSAAVPASSQQRSQPAPSSGSIQQPATSSSPSQQSAAVPGSSQQRSPRAAVLASSQQQSQPVASSHQQPAAAPASSQQRSQTAASSGTRQQPAAVPGSSGPGQQPAVVPASNQQAVLASSGPSQQPAAISGLHQQRSWLASSLQRSQPVASSQQRSQPAARSQQSFHPAASSQQAAEPAASSGHGQQPAAVLASSGPRQQQFLTAASSDPSQQPAAIPARSASIQQPAAVPVSSGPCQKWSRPVASSGPGQQPATSNGSIQQPAGIPASSQQRSQPAARSVSIRQPAASSGPSQQPTASNGPSQQRSPPAAVLASSQQRSQPRVVPSNSQQRSQPAASSAPRQQSSPPAAVPDSSQQRSQPAAIPTSSGPGQQPAALPASSQQPAAVPAGSQQRFHPAASNKQQPQPAVSSGSSQQPAAVPTSCSPSQQPAALPGSSCPHQQRSRTAASSGPSQQRSPPAVVLASSQQRSQPVASSQQRSQPAASSGSIQQPATSSSPSQHSQQPATVLASSGPRQQRSWPAANSSPSQQWFHPVASSGPSQQPAALPGSSRPHQQRSQTAASSGPSQQRSPPAAVLASSQQWPQTAANSQQRSQSAAVPASSGPGQQLASLRASSQQPVAVPAGSQQWFHPAASNQQQPQPAVSNGPRQQPAAVPGSSQQQSTSAAVLAGQQPAALPATSNQQWFHPAASSQQVSRPAASSVPGQQPAAFSSGSQQPAAVPASSQQRSSPAEVPGSSSTLQQPAAIPASSQQRFQLAALPSSSCPSEQRSLPKVVPASSQQWSRPAASNQQRFHPAASRYPGQQPAAFPASSQERFHPAASSQQWSQPAASSGPRQQRSRPAAVPYSSQQRSQPAASSDPSQQPGAIPVSSGLSQQRSLPAVVPASSQQ encoded by the exons TCATGACCACTCACTACAACCAGCAGCAAGTAGCGgccccagccagcagcggtcccggccagtaACCAGCAATGgacccagccagcagccagcagcgctccCAGTCAGCAGCGGTCCCTGCCAGCAGCAGTCCCAGCGAggaccagcagccagcagcggtccagccgggaGCCAGCAGCGGTTCCATCCAGCAGCCAGAAACCAGCAGCAGTCCCAGacaccagccagcagcggtcccaggaagcagccagcagcggtcccaggcagcagccagcagcggtccccgtcagcagcggtcctggccagcagccagcagtggtcccagcCAACAGTGGTTCCACCCagtagccagcagcggtcccagccagcagccagcagcgctccCAGGCAGCAGTCGTCCCCACCAGCAGCGGTCCCGGacagcagccagcagcagtcccAGCCAGCAGCGATCCCCACCAGCAGCGGTcctggccagcagccagcagcgctcccagccagtagccagcagccagcagcggtcccagccggcagccagcagcggttccatcCAGCAGCCAGCAACCAGCAGCAGCCCCAGGCAGCAGTCAGCAGCggttccagccagcagccagcagcggtccccaccagcagcggtcctggccagcagccagcagtggtcccagccagcagccaggagCGTTTCCATccggcagccagcagccagcagtggtcccagccagcagccaacAGCCAGCAACagtcccagccagcagcggtccccgtcagcagcggtcctggccagcagccagcagtggtcccagcCAGCAACCAACAGACAGCAACGGTCCCAGCCAGCAGTggtccccgccagcagcggtcctggccagcagccagcagcggtcccagccaacaGTGGTTCCATCCagtagccagcagcggtcccagccagcagccagcagcgctccCAGGCAGCAGTCGTCCCCACCAGCAGCGGTGCCggacagcagccagcagcggtcccagccggcagccagcagcggttccatcCAGCAGCCAGCAACCAGCAGCAGCCCCAGCCAGCAGTCAGCAGCGGTTCCACCCAGCAGCCAGCAGCtgtcccagccagcagcggtccctaaCAAAAGTGGTTCTGGCCAGTAGCCAGCAGTactcccagccagcagccagcagcgttcccagccagcagccagcagcgtttTCATctggcagccagcagccagcagcggtcctcgccAGCAGTGGTCCCAGGCAGCAGCAGTTCCTTACAGCAGCCAGCAGCGATCCCAGCCAGCAGCTAGCAGCGATTCCAGCTAGCAGCACTTCCATCCAGCATCCAGCAGCTGTCCCAGTCAGCAGCGGTCCCTGCCAAAAGTGGTCCCGGTCAGTAGCCAGCAGTGGTCCCGGCCAGCAGCCAGCAACCAGCAACGGTTCCATCCAGCAGCCAGCAGGTATcccggccagcagccagcagcgttcccagccagcagccaggagCGTTTCCATccggcagccagcagccagcagtggtcccagccagcagccaacAGCCAGCAatggtcccagccagcagcggtccccgccagcagcggtcctggccagcagccagcagcggtcccagccaacaGTGGTTCCATCCagtagccagcagcggtcccagccagcagccagcagcgctccCAGGCAGCAGTCGTCCCCACCAGCAGCGGTCCCggacagcagccagcagcggtcccagccagcagcgatccccaccagcagcggtcctggccagcagccagcagcgctcccagccagtagccagcagccagcagcggtcccagcgggCAGCCAGCAGCTGTTCCATCCAGCAGCCAGCAACAAGCAGCAGCCCCAGCCAGCA cagcggtcctggccagcagccagcagtggtcccagccagcagccaacAGCCAGcaacggtcccagccagcagcggtccccgccagcagcggtcctggccagcagccagcagcgctcccagccactagccagcagccagcagcagtcccagccagcagccagcagcggttccatcCAGCAGCCAGCAACCAGCAGCAACCCCAGCCAGCAGTCAGCAGCggttccagccagcagccagcagcggtccccaccagcagcggtcctggccagcagccagcagtggtcccagccagcagccaacAGCCAGCAACGGTCCCAGTCAGCAGCGGCCCCGCCAGCAGCGTTcctggccagcagccagcagcggtcccagccaacaGTGGTTCCATCCagtagccagcagcggtcccagccagcagccagcagtgctCCCAGGCAGCAGTCGTCCCCACCAGCAGCGGTCCCggacagcagccagcagcggtcccagccagcagcgatCCCCACCAGCAGTGGTcctggccagcagccagcagcgctcccagccagtagccagcagccagcagcggtcccagccggcagccagcagcggttccatcCAACAGCCAGCAACCAGCAGCAGCCCCAGGCAGCAGTCAGCAGCggttccagccagcagccagcagcggtccccaccagcagcggtcctggccagcagccagcagcaatcCCGGCCAGTAGCCAGCAGCCAGTAGCGGTCCCAGCCGGCAGCCAGCAGTGGTTCCATCCAGCAGCCAGCAACCAGCAGCAGCCCCAGCCAGCAGTCAGCAGCGGTCCCagacagcagccagcagcggtcccaggcagcagccagcagcagtccccatcagcagcggtcctggccagcagccagcagtggtcccagccagcagccagcagcggtcctagccagcagcggtcccagccagcagccagcagccaccaGCGGTCTCCACCAGCAGCAGTCCTGGCTGGCCAGCAGCCTGCAGCGCTCCCAGCcagtagccagcagccagcagcgctccCAGCCAGCAGCCAGAAGCCAGCAGAGTTtccatccagcagccagcagccagcaggcagcagcg ccagcagcggtcccggccagcagccagcagcggtcctcgccAGCAGTGGTCCCAGGCAGCAGCAGTTCCTTACAGCAGCCAGCAGCGATCCCAGCCTGCAGCCAGCAGCGATTCCAGCTAGCAGCGCTtccatccagcagccagcagctgTCCCAGTCAGCAGCGGTCCCTGCCAAAAGTGGTCCCGGCCAGTAGCCAGCAGTGGTACCGGCCAGCAGCCAGCAACCAGCAACGGTTCCATCCAGCAGCCAGCAGGTATcccggccagcagccagcagcgttcccagccagcagccaggagCGTTTCCATccggcagccagcagccagcagtggtcccagccagcagccagcagccagcaacggtcccagccagcagcggtccccgccagcagcggtcctggccagcagccagcagcggtcccagccaacaGTGGTTCCATCCAatagccagcagcggtcccagccagcagccagcagcgctccCAGGCCGCAGTCGTCCCCACCAGCAGCGGTCCCAGACAGCAGCCAACAGCCAGcaacggtcccagccagcagcgatCCCCACCGGCAGCGGTcctggccagcagccagcagcgctcccagcca CCAGCAACCAGCAGCAGCCCCAGCCAGGAGTCAGCAGCggttccagccagcagccagcagcggtccccaccagcagcggtcccagccagcagccagcagcgctccGAGGCAGCAGTCGTCCCCACCAGCAGCGGTCCCAgacagcagccagcagtggtcccagccagcagcgatccccaccagcagcggtcctggccagcagccagcagcgctcccagccagtagccagcagccagcagcggacccagccggcagccagcagcggttccatcCAACAGCCAGCAACCAGCAGCAGCCCCAGGCAGCAGTCAGCAGCggttccagccagcagccagcagcggtccccaccAGCAGCGGTCCTGGCCAGCAGCCAGGAGCAATCCCAGCCAGTAGCCAGCAGCCAGTAGCAGTCCCAGCCGGCAGCCAGCAGTGGTTCCATCCAGCAGCCAGCAACCAGAAGCAGCCCCAGCCAGCAGTCAGCAGCGGTCCCagacagcagccagcagcggtcccaggcagcagccagcagcagtccccatcagcagcggtcctggccagcagccagcagtggtcccagctagcagccagcagcggtcctagccagcagcggtcccagccagcagccagcagccaccaGCGGTCTCCACCAGCAGCGGTCCTGGCTGGCCAGCAGCCTGCAGCGCTCCCAGCcagtagccagcagccagcagcgctccCAGCCAGCAGCCAGAAGCCAGCAGAGTTtccatccagcagccagcagccagcaggcagcagcggtcccagcca cagccagcagcggtcccggccagcagccagcagcgtttTCATctggcagccagcagccagcagcggtcacggccagcagccagcagcggtcctcgccAGCAGTGGTCCCAGGCAGCAGCAGTTCCTTACAGCAGCCAGCAGCgatcccagccagcagccagcagcgattCCAGCTCGCAGCGCTtccatccagcagccagcagctgTCCCAGTCAGCAGCGGTCCCTGCCAAAAGTGGTCCCGGCCAGTAGCCAGCAGTGGTCCCGGCCAGCAGCCAGCAACCAGCAATGGTTCCATCCAGCAGCCAGCAGGTATCCCGGCCACCAGCCAGCAGCGTtcccagccagcagccaggagCATTTCCATccggcagccagcagccagcagtggtcccagccagcagccaacAGCCAGcaacggtcccagccagcagcggtccccgccagcagcggtcctggccagcagccagcagcggtcccagccaacaGTGGTTCCATCCagtagccagcagcggtcccagccagcagccagcagcgctccCAGGCAGCAGTCGTCCCCACCAGCAGCGGTCCCAGACAGCAGCCAACA ccagcagcggttccatcCAGCAGGCAGCAACCAGCAGCAGCCCCAGCCAGGAGTCAGCAGCGGTtccatccagcagccagcagcggtccccaccaccagcggtcctggccagcagccagcagtggtcccagccagcagccaacAGCCAGcaacggtcccagccagcagcggtccccgccagcagcggtcCTGGCCAGCAGCCAACAGCGGTCCCAGCCAACAGTGGTTCCATCCAGTAGCCAGCAGCGGTcctggccagcagccagcagtggtcccagACAGCAGCCAACAGCCAGCAACGGTCCCAgtcagcagcggtccccgccagcagcggtcctggccagcagccagcagcgctccCAGGCAGCAGTCGTCCCCACCAGCAGCGGTCCCggacagcagccagcagcggtcccagccagcagcgatccccaccagcagcggtcctggccagcagccagcagcgctcccagccagtagccagcagccagcagcggtcccagccgtcagccagcagcggttccttcCAGCAGCCAGCAACCAGCAGCAGCCCCAGCCAGCAGTCAGCAGCggttccagccagcagccagcagcggtccccaccagcagcggtcctggccagcagccagcagtggtcccagccagcagccaacAGCCAGcaacggtcccagccagcagcggtccccgccagcagcggtcCTGGCCAGCAGCCAACAGCGGTCCCAGCCAACAGTGGTTCCATCCAGTAGCCAGcagtggtcccagccagcagccagcagcgctccCAGGCAGCAGTCGTCCCCACCAGCAGCGGTCTCGGACAGCAGCTAGCAGCGATCCCAGCCAGCAGCGATCCCCACCAGCAGCAGTcctggccagcagccagcagcgctcccagccagtagccagcagccagcagcggtcccagctgGCAGCCAGCAGCCATTCCATCCAGCAGCCAGCAACAAGCAGCAGCCCCAGCCAGCAGTCAGCAGCggttccagccagcagccagcagcggtcccagccggcCCCCAGCAGCGGTTCCATCCAGCAGCCAGCAACCAGCAGCAGCCCCAGCCAGCAGTCAGCAGCGGTTCcaggcagcagccagcagcggtccccacgagcagcggtcctggccagcagccagcagcaatcCCAGCCAGTAGCCAGCAGTCA CCAGCAACCAGCAGCAGCCCCAGCCAGCAGTCAGCAGCGGTCCCagacagcagccagcagcggtaccaggcagcagccagcagcggtcccaggcagcagcggtcctggccagcagccagcagtggtcccagcCAGCAACCAGCAGGCGGTcctagccagcagcggtcccagccagcagccagcagccatcaGCGGTCTCCACCAGCAGCGGTCCTGGCTGGCCAGCAGCCTGCAGCGCTCCCAGCcagtagccagcagccagcagcgctccCAGCCAGCAGCCAGAAGCCAGCAGAGTTtccatccagcagccagcagccagcaggcagcagAG ccagcagccagcagcggtcacggccagcagccagcagcggtcctcgccAGCAGTGGTCCCAGGCAGCAGCAGTTCCTTACAGCAGCCAGCAGCgatcccagccagcagccagcagcgattCCAGCTCGCAGCGCTtccatccagcagccagcagctgTCCCAGTCAGCAGCGGTCCCTGCCAAAAGTGGTCCCGGCCAGTAGCCAGCAGTGGTCCCGGCCAGCAGCCAGCAACCAGCAACGGTTCCATCCAGCAGCCAGCAGGtatcccagccagcagccagcagcgttcccagccagcagccaggagCGTTTCCATccggcagccagcagccagcagtggtcccagccagcagccaacAGCCAGcaacggtcccagccagcagcggtccccgccagcagcggtcctggccagcagccagcagcggtcccagccaagaGTGGTTCCATCCAatagccagcagcggtcccagccagcagccagcagcgctccCAGGCAACAGTCGTCCCCACCAGCAGCGGTCCCagacagcagccagcagcggtcccagccagcagcgatccccaccagcagcggtcctggccagcagccagcagcgctcccagccagtagccagcagccagcagcggtccctgccggcagccagcagcggttccaccCAGCAGCCAGCAACAAGCAGCAGCCCCAGCCAGCAGTCAGCAGCggttccagccagcagccagcagcggtccccaccagctgcagtcccagccagcagccagcagcgctccCAGGCAGCAGTTGTCCCCACCAGCAGCGGTCCCggacagcagccagcagcggtcccagccagcagcgatCCCCACCAGCAGTGGTcctggccagcagccagcagcgctcccagccagtagccagcagccagcagcggtcccagccggcagccagcagcggttccatcCAGCAGCCAGCAACCAGCAGCAGCCCCAGCCAGCA cagccaacAGCCAGCAACGGTcctagccagcagcggtccccgccagcagcggtcCTGGCCAGCAGCCAACAGCAGTCCCAGCCAACAGTGGTTCCATCCagtagccagcagcggtcccagccagcagccagcagcgctccCAGGCAGCAGTCGTCCCCACCAGCAGCGGTCCCagacagcagccagcagcggtcccagccagcagcgatccccaccagcagcggtcctggccagcagccagcagtggccCCAGACAGCAGCCAACAGCCAACAACGGTCCCAgtcagcagcggtccccgccagcagcggtcCTGGCCAGCAGCTAGCATCACTCCGAGCCAGTAGCCAGCAGCCAGTAGCGGTCCCAGCCGGTAGCCAGCAGTGGTTCCATCCAGCAGCCAGCAACCAGCAGCAGCCCCAGCCAGCAGTCAGCAACGGTCCCagacagcagccagcagcggtcccaggcagcagccagcagcagtccaCATCAGCAGCGGTCCTGGCTGGCCAGCAGCCTGCAGCGCTCCCAGCca CCAGCAACCAGCAATGGTtccatccagcagccagcagccagcaggtatcccggccagcagccagcagcgttcccggccagcagccagcagcgtttTCATctggcagccagcagccagcagcggtcccggccagcagccagcagcggtcctcgccAGCAGAGGTCCCAGGCAGCAGCAGTACCTTACAGCAGCCAGCAGCgatcccagccagcagccagcagcgattCCAGCTAGCAGCACTTCCATCCAGCAGCTGTCCCAGTGAGCAGCGGTCCCTGCCAAAAGTGGTCCCGGCCAGTAGCCAGCAGTGGTCCCGGCCAGCAGCCAGCAACCAGCAACGGTTCCATCCAGCAGCCAGCAGGTATcccggccagcagccagcagcgttcccagccagcagccaggagCGTTTCCATccggcagccagcagccagcagtggtcccagccagcagccagcagcggtccccgccagcagcggtcCAGGCCAGCAGCAGTTCCATACAGCAGTCAGCAGCGATCCCAGCCTGCAGCCAGCAGCGAtcccagccagcagccaggagCGATCCCAGTCAGCAGCGGtctcagccagcagcggtccctgcCAGCAGTGGTCCCAGCTAGCAGCCAGCAGTAA